The Streptomyces luteogriseus genome includes a window with the following:
- a CDS encoding LuxR C-terminal-related transcriptional regulator — translation MRVVLAEDLFLLRDGLVRLLQAHDFEIAAAVETGPELAAALAELDPDVAVVDVRLPPTHTDEGLQCALEARRKRPGLPVLVLSQHVEQLYARELLADGSGGVGYLLKDRVFDAEQFVDAVRRVAAGGTAMDPQVIQQLLARRSGDDPPLARLTPREREVLELMAQGRSNAAIAGKLVVTERAIAKHTANIFAKLGLEVSDDDNRRVLAVLAYLDHGR, via the coding sequence TTGCGCGTAGTCCTGGCCGAAGACCTCTTCCTGCTGCGCGACGGACTCGTCCGGCTGCTCCAGGCGCACGACTTCGAGATCGCGGCGGCCGTCGAGACCGGGCCCGAACTGGCCGCCGCGCTGGCCGAACTGGACCCGGACGTCGCCGTGGTCGACGTCCGCCTGCCGCCCACGCACACCGACGAGGGCCTGCAGTGCGCGCTCGAGGCCCGCCGGAAGCGGCCCGGGCTGCCGGTGCTGGTGCTCTCCCAGCACGTGGAGCAGCTCTACGCGCGGGAACTGCTCGCCGACGGCAGTGGCGGGGTCGGCTATCTGCTGAAGGACCGGGTGTTCGACGCCGAGCAGTTCGTGGACGCCGTGCGACGGGTCGCCGCCGGGGGCACGGCGATGGATCCGCAGGTCATCCAGCAGCTCCTGGCCCGCCGTTCGGGCGACGACCCGCCGCTGGCGCGGCTGACACCCCGGGAGCGGGAAGTGCTGGAGCTGATGGCGCAGGGCCGGTCCAACGCGGCGATCGCGGGGAAGCTGGTCGTGACGGAACGGGCGATCGCCAAGCACACCGCCAACATCTTCGCCAAACTGGGGCTGGAGGTCTCGGACGACGACAACCGCCGCGTGCTGGCGGTTCTCGCCTATCTCGACCACGGCCGGTGA
- a CDS encoding sensor histidine kinase, which yields MTMDTKNGSGRTTGRGIGLAAVRGLALALVSLPGAVLCFCLSLVSIALIPIGVGIVTTPYVLTGVRAFADARRVLAAEWGGVRIPPAYRPLPQDANPWARTFGMLRDPATWRDLWWLPVDMTAGFVTALLPAVLLLYPLEGFALALGLWRVFPDGYWYGFVPVTGQASAFGAAALGLVLLFLAHFLTPRLLGAHFRLTRAVLGSNQGELAERVRVLTETRRDAVDTSAAELRRIERDLHDGAQARLVAVGMDLGTIEALLDKDPARAKELIAQARKSSVEALTELRELVRGIHPPVLAERGLGDAVRALALRLPVATEVSVDLPGRAEAPVESAAYFAVSEVLTNAVKHAGADRIWVDLHRAAGMLRATVTDNGKGGAVIGAGSGLAGVERRLGTFDGVLAVSSPVGGPTMVTMEIPCA from the coding sequence ATGACCATGGACACGAAGAACGGCAGCGGGCGGACGACAGGGCGGGGCATCGGGCTGGCCGCGGTGCGGGGGCTCGCGCTGGCCCTCGTCTCCCTGCCGGGGGCGGTGCTGTGCTTCTGCCTGTCCCTGGTCTCGATCGCGCTCATCCCGATCGGGGTCGGGATCGTCACCACGCCGTACGTGCTGACGGGGGTGCGGGCGTTCGCGGATGCACGGCGGGTGCTCGCGGCGGAGTGGGGCGGGGTGCGGATCCCTCCGGCTTACCGGCCGCTGCCCCAGGACGCCAACCCGTGGGCGCGCACCTTCGGGATGCTGCGCGACCCGGCGACCTGGCGGGACCTGTGGTGGCTGCCGGTCGACATGACCGCGGGGTTCGTCACCGCACTGCTGCCGGCGGTGCTGCTGCTCTACCCGCTGGAGGGGTTCGCACTCGCCCTCGGGCTGTGGCGGGTCTTCCCCGACGGGTACTGGTACGGGTTCGTGCCCGTCACCGGGCAGGCGTCCGCCTTCGGTGCGGCGGCCCTGGGTCTGGTGCTGCTGTTCCTCGCGCACTTCCTCACCCCGCGCCTGCTGGGCGCCCACTTCCGCCTCACCCGGGCCGTGCTCGGCAGCAACCAGGGGGAACTGGCCGAGCGGGTGCGGGTGCTGACCGAGACCCGGCGCGACGCGGTCGACACCTCCGCCGCCGAACTGCGGCGCATCGAGCGGGACCTGCACGACGGGGCCCAGGCCCGGCTGGTCGCCGTCGGCATGGACCTGGGCACCATCGAGGCGCTCCTCGACAAGGACCCGGCCCGGGCGAAGGAACTGATCGCGCAGGCCCGCAAGTCCTCGGTGGAGGCGCTGACCGAGCTGCGCGAGCTGGTGCGGGGCATTCACCCGCCGGTCCTCGCCGAACGCGGCCTCGGAGATGCCGTACGGGCGCTGGCGCTGCGGCTGCCGGTGGCCACCGAGGTGAGCGTGGATCTGCCCGGGCGGGCCGAGGCTCCCGTGGAGTCGGCCGCGTACTTCGCCGTCAGCGAGGTGCTCACCAACGCCGTGAAGCACGCGGGCGCCGACCGGATCTGGGTCGACCTGCACCGGGCGGCCGGCATGCTGCGGGCGACCGTCACGGACAACGGCAAGGGCGGTGCGGTGATCGGGGCCGGTTCGGGGCTGGCCGGGGTCGAGCGGCGACTGGGTACATTCGACGGCGTCCTGGCCGTCAGCAGCCCCGTCGGCGGCCCCACCATGGTCACCATGGAGATCCCTTGCGCGTAG
- a CDS encoding SDR family oxidoreductase, with translation MRLLMLGGTEFVGRAAVEAALGRGWDVTVFHRGRHEAPPGVRSLLGDRTAPGGLAALADDPGEWDVVVDTWSAAPHAVRDTARLLRGRAGRYVYVSSRSVYAWGRPARFDEDAPLVEGASADAEQTAYPQDKRGGELAVLDAFGADRSVLVRAGLILGPYENIGRLPWWLGRMARGGPVLAPGPRDLPLQYVDVRDLAEWIVLAAERELSGPYNLVSPQGHATMGTLLDACARVTGGAAELRWTEPGVILEAGIEPWTELPVWVPPGSDLYEALHSADVSRAVGAGLVCRPVEETVADTWRWLQDLGGVVPQRPDRPRSGLDPEVEAKVLASGAGT, from the coding sequence ATGAGGCTTCTGATGCTGGGTGGTACGGAGTTCGTGGGGCGGGCCGCCGTGGAGGCGGCGCTGGGGCGGGGCTGGGACGTGACCGTCTTCCACCGGGGGCGGCACGAAGCGCCGCCGGGTGTGCGGTCGTTGCTCGGTGACCGCACCGCGCCCGGCGGCCTGGCCGCCCTCGCCGACGACCCGGGCGAGTGGGACGTCGTCGTCGACACCTGGTCGGCGGCGCCCCACGCGGTGCGGGACACGGCGCGGCTGCTGCGGGGCCGCGCCGGCCGGTACGTGTACGTGTCGAGCCGCTCGGTGTACGCGTGGGGCCGGCCCGCCCGATTCGACGAGGACGCGCCCTTGGTGGAGGGGGCGTCGGCCGACGCCGAGCAGACCGCGTACCCGCAGGACAAGCGGGGCGGTGAACTGGCCGTGCTGGACGCCTTCGGCGCGGACCGGTCGGTGCTCGTACGGGCCGGGCTGATCCTCGGCCCGTACGAGAACATCGGCCGGCTGCCCTGGTGGCTGGGCCGCATGGCGCGCGGCGGCCCGGTGCTGGCGCCGGGCCCGCGTGACCTGCCCCTGCAGTACGTGGACGTCCGCGACCTGGCCGAGTGGATCGTGCTCGCGGCCGAGCGGGAGCTGAGCGGGCCGTACAACCTGGTCAGTCCGCAGGGCCACGCCACCATGGGCACGTTGCTCGACGCCTGCGCGCGGGTCACCGGCGGCGCCGCCGAGCTCCGCTGGACCGAGCCCGGGGTGATCCTGGAGGCGGGCATCGAGCCGTGGACCGAGCTGCCGGTGTGGGTACCGCCGGGCAGCGACCTGTACGAGGCCCTGCACAGCGCGGACGTCTCCCGGGCGGTCGGGGCGGGGCTGGTCTGCCGGCCCGTCGAGGAGACCGTGGCGGACACCTGGCGGTGGCTCCAGGATCTCGGGGGCGTGGTGCCCCAGCGCCCGGACCGACCGCGCTCGGGCCTGGATCCGGAGGTGGAGGCGAAGGTGCTGGCGTCCGGCGCCGGTACCTGA
- a CDS encoding winged helix-turn-helix domain-containing protein, with protein sequence MATTRSLSTAAPLTAPAPHGPRHRLRAVDRDEVMTVADLLPPGATWLPAPQHTLPALPGQPPMIGYLVLVPADQQPPFPVAVPDLPQTAGPDLGAEPGGEPLISVDTVQRTARVAGQPLDLTYLEFELLAHLVAHPNRVHTRDQLVGTVWGYGHVGDGRTVDVHIARLRRKLGPEHRDTIRTVRRVGYKYVPATAH encoded by the coding sequence ATGGCGACCACTCGTTCCCTGTCCACCGCCGCTCCCCTCACCGCCCCCGCGCCCCACGGCCCCCGGCACCGGCTGCGTGCCGTCGACCGGGACGAGGTGATGACGGTCGCGGACCTGCTGCCGCCGGGCGCCACCTGGCTGCCGGCCCCGCAGCACACCCTGCCCGCGCTGCCGGGGCAGCCGCCGATGATCGGCTACCTGGTGCTCGTCCCGGCCGACCAGCAGCCGCCGTTCCCGGTGGCGGTGCCCGACCTGCCGCAGACCGCGGGCCCGGACCTCGGTGCCGAGCCGGGCGGCGAGCCGCTGATCAGCGTCGACACCGTGCAGCGCACCGCCCGGGTGGCCGGACAGCCGCTCGACCTCACCTACCTGGAGTTCGAGCTGCTGGCGCACCTGGTGGCGCACCCGAACCGGGTGCACACCCGCGACCAGCTGGTCGGCACGGTGTGGGGCTACGGACACGTGGGCGACGGCCGCACGGTCGACGTCCACATCGCCCGCCTGCGCCGCAAGCTCGGCCCGGAGCACCGCGACACGATCCGCACCGTGCGCCGTGTGGGCTACAAGTACGTGCCGGCGACAGCCCACTGA
- a CDS encoding DUF6891 domain-containing protein, with protein sequence MEIDGGLAVKVLTESGRTHTRIAARELRELVERIGGADDHFLVVQRIPERPRVFIQTARAEDGAYDLQHRTGSVPHMWVTRVTDPGLVAEVMVRWARQEDGWDAGVTWEREEFGLPEEPPALAPEVAARAEGYVRELLRDGYLGIEALIGETVYLMEGREGSSPLSPAQARALVERLWLERVDEQEAWAGPTGPDRLERAFTALEGAGIVARENFTCCRGCGMTEIGAEVEDESAVRGFVFFHHQGTRAAAQGRGLSLYYGGFDGSEQTTTAVGHEVVAALTSAGLSAEWDGDPGKAIDLAPLEWRKRLVG encoded by the coding sequence ATGGAGATCGACGGGGGCCTCGCGGTCAAGGTGCTGACGGAGAGCGGGCGGACGCACACGCGGATCGCGGCGCGTGAGCTGCGCGAGCTGGTGGAGCGGATCGGCGGTGCCGACGACCACTTCCTCGTGGTCCAGCGGATACCGGAGCGGCCGAGGGTCTTCATCCAGACCGCACGCGCCGAGGACGGTGCGTACGACCTCCAGCACCGCACCGGGTCCGTCCCCCACATGTGGGTGACCCGCGTGACCGACCCGGGCCTCGTCGCCGAGGTGATGGTGCGCTGGGCGCGGCAGGAGGACGGCTGGGACGCCGGAGTCACCTGGGAGCGCGAGGAGTTCGGGCTGCCCGAGGAGCCGCCCGCGCTCGCGCCCGAGGTCGCCGCCCGGGCCGAGGGCTACGTCCGCGAGCTGCTCCGGGACGGCTACCTGGGCATCGAGGCGTTGATCGGCGAGACGGTGTATCTGATGGAGGGCCGGGAGGGCTCGTCCCCCCTGTCTCCGGCGCAGGCCCGCGCGTTGGTCGAGCGGCTGTGGCTGGAGCGGGTCGACGAGCAGGAGGCGTGGGCCGGGCCGACCGGTCCGGACCGGCTGGAGCGGGCCTTCACGGCTCTGGAGGGCGCCGGCATCGTCGCCCGGGAGAACTTCACCTGCTGCCGGGGCTGCGGCATGACGGAGATCGGCGCGGAGGTGGAGGACGAGTCGGCGGTGCGCGGCTTCGTCTTCTTCCACCACCAGGGCACGCGCGCGGCGGCGCAGGGGCGCGGCCTGTCGCTGTACTACGGCGGGTTCGACGGCTCCGAGCAGACCACCACGGCCGTCGGACACGAGGTCGTGGCGGCGCTGACGTCGGCCGGGCTGTCCGCGGAGTGGGACGGCGACCCGGGCAAGGCCATCGACCTGGCACCGCTGGAGTGGCGCAAGCGCCTGGTGGGATGA
- the glnII gene encoding glutamine synthetase: protein MTFKAEYIWIDGTEPTAKLRSKTKIISGSPAGLDALPIWGFDGSSTNQAEGHSSDCVLKPVFTCPDPIRGGDDILVLCEVLNIDLTPHASNTRAALAEVAEKFAAQEPIFGIEQEYTFFKDGYPLGFPKGGFPAPQGGYYCGVGADEIFGRDVVEAHLDNCLKAGLAISGINAEVMPGQWEFQVGPVSPLEVSDHLWVARWLLYRTAEDFDVAATLDPKPVKGDWNGAGAHTNFSTKAMRESYDAIITAAESLGEGSKPLDHVKNYGAGIDDRLTGLHETAPWNEYSYGVSNRGASVRIPWQVEKDGKGYIEDRRPNANVDPYVVTRLLVDTCCSALEKAGQV from the coding sequence GTGACCTTCAAGGCTGAGTACATCTGGATCGACGGCACCGAGCCGACGGCCAAACTGCGCTCCAAGACCAAGATCATCTCGGGCTCGCCCGCCGGTCTCGACGCGCTGCCGATCTGGGGCTTCGACGGGTCTTCCACCAACCAGGCCGAGGGGCACTCCTCGGACTGCGTCCTCAAGCCGGTCTTCACCTGCCCGGACCCGATCCGCGGCGGCGACGACATCCTGGTGCTGTGCGAGGTCCTGAACATCGACCTCACCCCGCACGCCAGCAACACCCGTGCCGCGCTGGCCGAGGTGGCGGAGAAGTTCGCGGCGCAGGAGCCGATCTTCGGCATCGAGCAGGAGTACACGTTCTTCAAGGACGGCTACCCGCTCGGCTTCCCCAAGGGCGGCTTCCCGGCCCCCCAGGGCGGCTACTACTGCGGTGTCGGCGCGGACGAGATCTTCGGCCGTGACGTCGTCGAGGCACACCTGGACAACTGCCTGAAGGCCGGTCTCGCCATCTCCGGCATCAACGCCGAGGTCATGCCCGGGCAGTGGGAGTTCCAGGTCGGCCCGGTTTCCCCGCTGGAGGTCTCCGACCACCTGTGGGTGGCCCGCTGGCTGCTCTACCGCACCGCCGAGGACTTCGACGTCGCCGCCACCCTCGACCCCAAGCCGGTCAAGGGCGACTGGAACGGCGCCGGTGCGCACACCAACTTCTCCACCAAGGCGATGCGCGAGAGCTACGACGCGATCATCACCGCGGCCGAGTCGCTCGGCGAGGGCTCCAAGCCGCTCGACCACGTCAAGAACTACGGCGCCGGCATCGACGACCGCCTGACCGGTCTGCACGAGACCGCCCCGTGGAACGAGTACTCCTACGGCGTCTCCAACCGCGGCGCCTCGGTCCGCATCCCCTGGCAGGTCGAGAAGGACGGCAAGGGCTACATCGAGGACCGCCGCCCGAACGCCAACGTCGACCCGTACGTGGTGACCCGCCTGCTCGTCGACACCTGCTGCTCGGCGCTGGAGAAGGCCGGCCAGGTCTGA
- a CDS encoding arsenate reductase family protein — translation MEIWINPACSKCRSALTLLDAEGADYTVRRYLEDVPSEDEIRGVLERLGLEPWDITRTQEADAKELGLKEWPRDAGSRDRWITALAGHPKLIQRPIITADDGTAVVGRTDEAVRDALAR, via the coding sequence ATGGAGATCTGGATCAACCCCGCGTGCTCGAAGTGCCGCAGCGCCCTGACGCTGCTCGACGCCGAGGGCGCCGACTACACCGTCCGCCGCTACCTGGAGGACGTGCCGAGCGAGGACGAGATCAGGGGCGTGCTCGAGCGCCTCGGTCTCGAACCCTGGGACATCACCCGCACCCAGGAGGCCGACGCCAAGGAGCTCGGGCTCAAGGAGTGGCCGCGGGACGCCGGTTCGCGCGACCGCTGGATCACCGCGCTCGCCGGGCACCCCAAACTGATCCAGCGCCCGATCATCACCGCGGACGACGGCACGGCGGTGGTCGGCCGCACCGACGAGGCCGTACGGGACGCCCTGGCACGCTGA
- a CDS encoding winged helix DNA-binding domain-containing protein: MGDGARYIGVAERRARLALRQRLAGQARAGTPEEVAGALVALHGTDPATVYLAVGARLADPAGTVEETGRALYEDRSLVRMHGMRHTVFVFPTGLTAVVHASTGLAVAARERSSLLKHMATAGAPDAAWLKEVEESTLAALARRGQATAAELAQDEPRLREQFVYAAGKSYEGVHTVSTRLLRVLGVEGKVVRGRPLGSWTSSRFRWALAPEHAELDVAQAQAELLRRWLAACGPATEADLKWWTGWRVTEVRRALAAIGAEPVSLDEGTGYVAGGDAGPVPSPDAPWAALLPALDPTAMGWQQRDWYLAPGLRPRLFDGSGNVGPTVWWNGRVIGGWAQRPDGEIAWRILDEEGIGREARAAIGSEAERLAGWLGTTRITPRFRTPLEKELAAG, translated from the coding sequence ATGGGCGACGGGGCGCGGTACATCGGCGTGGCGGAGCGGCGGGCCCGGCTCGCGCTGCGGCAGCGGCTCGCGGGGCAGGCTCGGGCGGGGACGCCCGAGGAGGTCGCCGGTGCGCTGGTCGCGCTGCACGGCACGGACCCGGCGACGGTGTATCTGGCGGTGGGCGCCCGGCTCGCCGACCCCGCCGGGACCGTCGAGGAGACGGGGCGGGCCCTGTACGAGGACCGTTCCCTGGTGCGGATGCACGGCATGCGGCACACGGTGTTCGTGTTCCCCACCGGGCTGACCGCCGTCGTGCACGCCTCGACGGGACTGGCCGTCGCCGCCCGGGAGAGGTCCTCGCTCCTCAAGCACATGGCGACGGCGGGGGCGCCGGACGCGGCCTGGCTCAAGGAGGTCGAGGAGTCGACGCTGGCGGCGCTCGCCCGGCGCGGGCAGGCGACCGCGGCCGAACTCGCCCAGGACGAGCCGCGGTTGCGGGAGCAGTTCGTGTACGCGGCCGGGAAGAGCTACGAAGGGGTGCACACGGTCTCGACCCGGCTGCTGAGGGTGCTCGGCGTCGAGGGGAAGGTGGTGCGCGGCCGGCCGCTCGGCTCCTGGACGTCCAGCCGGTTCCGCTGGGCCTTGGCACCCGAGCATGCCGAGCTGGATGTCGCACAGGCGCAGGCGGAGCTGCTGAGACGGTGGCTCGCCGCGTGCGGTCCGGCGACCGAGGCCGACCTGAAGTGGTGGACGGGGTGGCGCGTGACGGAGGTCCGCAGGGCCCTGGCCGCGATCGGGGCGGAACCGGTGTCGCTGGACGAGGGCACGGGGTACGTGGCCGGGGGCGACGCCGGCCCGGTGCCCTCCCCCGACGCGCCCTGGGCCGCGCTGCTGCCCGCCCTCGACCCGACGGCAATGGGGTGGCAGCAGCGCGACTGGTATCTCGCCCCCGGCCTGCGGCCCCGGTTGTTCGACGGCAGCGGCAACGTCGGGCCGACGGTGTGGTGGAACGGACGGGTGATCGGCGGCTGGGCCCAGCGGCCCGACGGGGAGATCGCCTGGCGGATCCTCGACGAGGAGGGCATCGGCCGGGAGGCCCGCGCGGCGATCGGGTCGGAGGCGGAGCGGCTCGCCGGATGGCTGGGGACGACGCGGATCACGCCGCGCTTCCGCACGCCGCTGGAGAAGGAACTCGCGGCGGGCTGA
- a CDS encoding alpha/beta fold hydrolase, whose protein sequence is MSELIPFTHVSDGERLSGLSCGGAEPARATVVLLHGAGNGGKERLVPLLAEFAAHGCHALAFDFSGHGESTGLLRELSLRRRFEQTVSVIDARAREDGPLVLIGFSMSGQTVADLVRHYGERVAALGLGAPAVYAGEAWDVPFGAGDGRFSEIIRRPGSWRAAPALDVLRGFEGRAVLAVPDTDEVIPPAVTEALSEALARRAQFTHWELPGAGHRLGLWFGDHPGDRREFVTAVLTGLGEQGWSATRAWVAKQLPEGRTVTTSSFLTGGWSAQMRRLTLDDGTELTLRTFVKPFFRRHAPGLLAREAEMLTLLAEQEGVPVAEPVGVDATGEHCDHPSLLMSVLPGRVRVDEEELDARVDLLAAQLARIHRVVPRERPRTYQAWTSPEAVPPGWERAVDVIRRSPPPYDGCFLHRDFHPGNVLFTGSGAGLRIGGVVDWVETSWGPADLDVAHCSTALALLHGPDHGLGFRERYEARGGRRLAGDPEHLYWRLLDALAYVPDAAKLAGPWRELGRTDLTPEVLGGRLEAYVTGLLARYG, encoded by the coding sequence ATGAGTGAGCTGATCCCCTTCACCCACGTCAGCGACGGCGAACGACTCAGCGGGCTGTCCTGCGGCGGGGCCGAGCCGGCCCGCGCGACGGTCGTGCTGCTGCACGGCGCGGGCAACGGCGGCAAGGAGCGACTGGTGCCGCTGCTGGCGGAGTTCGCCGCCCACGGCTGCCACGCCCTCGCCTTCGACTTCTCGGGCCACGGGGAGAGCACCGGCCTGCTGCGGGAACTGAGTCTGCGCCGCCGCTTCGAACAGACCGTCTCCGTCATCGACGCACGCGCGCGTGAGGACGGGCCGCTGGTCCTGATCGGGTTCAGCATGAGCGGCCAGACGGTGGCGGATCTCGTACGGCACTACGGGGAGCGGGTGGCGGCCCTGGGGCTGGGCGCGCCGGCGGTGTACGCGGGCGAGGCGTGGGACGTGCCGTTCGGCGCGGGGGACGGGCGGTTCAGCGAGATCATCCGCAGGCCCGGCAGCTGGCGTGCGGCGCCCGCGCTCGATGTCCTGCGGGGGTTCGAGGGCCGGGCGGTGCTCGCGGTGCCGGACACGGACGAGGTCATCCCGCCCGCGGTGACGGAGGCCCTCTCCGAGGCGCTGGCCCGGCGCGCGCAGTTCACCCACTGGGAACTCCCGGGGGCCGGGCACCGGTTGGGCCTGTGGTTCGGCGATCACCCCGGCGACCGGCGGGAGTTCGTCACCGCCGTGCTGACCGGACTCGGCGAGCAGGGCTGGTCGGCGACCCGCGCGTGGGTGGCCAAGCAGCTCCCGGAGGGCCGTACCGTCACCACGTCGTCCTTTCTGACCGGGGGCTGGAGCGCCCAGATGCGGCGGCTCACCCTCGACGACGGGACCGAGCTGACGCTGCGGACGTTCGTGAAGCCCTTCTTCCGGCGGCACGCGCCCGGACTGCTGGCCCGCGAGGCGGAGATGCTCACGCTGCTGGCGGAGCAGGAGGGCGTGCCGGTCGCCGAGCCGGTCGGCGTGGACGCGACCGGGGAGCACTGCGACCATCCGTCCCTGCTGATGTCCGTGCTGCCGGGGCGGGTCCGGGTCGACGAGGAGGAACTCGACGCGCGGGTGGACCTGCTGGCCGCCCAGCTGGCCCGGATCCACCGGGTCGTCCCCCGGGAGCGTCCGCGGACGTACCAGGCGTGGACGTCCCCGGAGGCGGTTCCCCCGGGGTGGGAGCGGGCCGTGGACGTCATCCGCCGCTCTCCCCCGCCGTACGACGGCTGCTTCCTGCACCGGGACTTCCACCCCGGGAACGTCCTGTTCACGGGTTCGGGGGCCGGCCTGCGGATCGGCGGAGTCGTCGACTGGGTGGAGACCTCGTGGGGGCCCGCCGACCTGGATGTCGCCCACTGCTCGACGGCACTCGCGCTGCTGCACGGCCCGGACCACGGCCTCGGCTTCCGGGAGCGCTACGAGGCCCGGGGCGGGCGGCGCCTGGCCGGCGACCCGGAGCATCTGTACTGGCGGCTGCTCGACGCCCTGGCCTATGTCCCCGACGCGGCGAAGCTGGCCGGGCCGTGGCGGGAACTGGGCCGGACCGATCTGACGCCGGAGGTGCTGGGCGGGCGGCTGGAGGCGTATGTGACGGGGCTGCTGGCGCGGTACGGCTGA
- the pspAB gene encoding PspA-associated protein PspAB: MGLLDILLGRTKPVVADLDRLFALPSAAVTLEAAAGFTPTGRGAVCFATVEGAAFEQSHREVQALLDADTDRDGPPVELRQDDYGYSWLVSRRSPDQLSALVNDLHAVNSQMEVNGFGPQLLCSLAGFEGPSGRRLALVYLYKRGTFYPFAPLPGGTQRRDNALELQVRAALSGDLRIEQDLSRWFPVWGAPAL, encoded by the coding sequence ATGGGGCTGCTGGACATCCTGCTCGGCCGGACGAAACCGGTCGTGGCGGATCTCGACCGGCTCTTCGCGCTGCCCTCGGCGGCCGTGACCCTGGAGGCCGCCGCGGGCTTCACACCGACCGGGCGGGGCGCGGTGTGCTTCGCCACGGTCGAGGGCGCGGCCTTCGAGCAGTCCCACCGCGAGGTGCAGGCCCTGCTGGACGCCGACACCGACCGCGACGGCCCGCCGGTGGAACTGCGCCAGGACGACTACGGCTACTCCTGGCTGGTCTCCCGCCGTTCCCCCGACCAGCTCTCCGCGCTCGTGAACGACCTGCACGCCGTGAACAGCCAGATGGAGGTCAACGGGTTCGGCCCCCAACTGCTGTGCTCCCTCGCCGGGTTCGAGGGTCCCTCCGGTCGGCGGCTCGCGCTGGTCTACCTCTACAAGCGGGGCACGTTCTATCCGTTCGCGCCCCTGCCGGGCGGGACGCAGCGGCGCGACAACGCCCTCGAACTCCAGGTGCGGGCCGCGCTCTCGGGTGACCTGCGCATCGAGCAGGACCTGAGCCGCTGGTTCCCGGTGTGGGGAGCGCCCGCGCTGTGA
- the htpX gene encoding zinc metalloprotease HtpX translates to MHSRFRSDRRLTARMGVTLFLLGLLYVGFVAALIVLLKSWVLVVVVAAALLGAQYWFSDRIALYAMRGRVVEREEYPELHAVIDRLCALADMPVPVVAVSGMDMPNAFATGRNPDHAVVCVTTGLLRRLEPAELEGVLAHELSHVAHKDVAVITVASFLGVIAGLIVRFAFYSQLFGGARRDQNTAAVFAAVMGVAAAVYAISFLLIRALSRYRELAADRAAAQLTGRPSALASALTKVSGDIARIPTKDLRTAQAFNAFYFTPALGREPGIARLFSTHPSLEQRLDQLGRISAELGEAAAPGGM, encoded by the coding sequence ATGCACAGCCGCTTCCGGAGCGACCGGCGATTGACCGCCCGTATGGGGGTCACGCTGTTCCTGCTCGGGTTGTTGTACGTGGGGTTCGTCGCCGCGTTGATCGTGCTGCTGAAGTCGTGGGTGCTGGTCGTTGTGGTCGCGGCGGCACTGCTCGGCGCGCAGTACTGGTTCTCCGACCGGATCGCGCTGTACGCCATGCGCGGGCGGGTGGTGGAGCGGGAGGAGTATCCCGAGCTGCACGCGGTGATCGACCGGCTGTGCGCCCTGGCCGACATGCCGGTACCGGTGGTGGCGGTATCCGGTATGGACATGCCGAACGCGTTCGCGACCGGGCGGAACCCCGACCACGCGGTGGTCTGTGTGACGACCGGGCTGCTGCGGCGGCTGGAGCCGGCCGAGCTGGAGGGCGTGCTCGCGCACGAGCTGTCGCACGTGGCGCACAAGGACGTCGCCGTGATCACCGTCGCGTCGTTCCTCGGGGTGATCGCGGGGCTGATCGTGCGGTTCGCCTTCTACTCGCAGCTGTTCGGCGGAGCCAGGAGGGATCAGAACACGGCTGCCGTGTTCGCGGCGGTGATGGGTGTGGCCGCGGCCGTGTACGCGATCAGCTTCCTGCTGATCCGCGCCCTGTCCCGGTACCGGGAGCTGGCCGCCGACCGGGCGGCCGCGCAGCTCACCGGCCGGCCCTCGGCGCTGGCCTCCGCGCTCACCAAGGTCTCCGGCGACATCGCCCGCATCCCCACCAAGGACCTGCGCACGGCCCAGGCCTTCAACGCCTTCTACTTCACGCCCGCGCTGGGCCGTGAACCCGGCATCGCCCGCCTGTTCTCGACCCATCCGAGCCTGGAGCAGCGGCTCGACCAGCTGGGCCGGATCTCCGCCGAGCTGGGCGAGGCGGCGGCGCCCGGAGGGATGTGA
- a CDS encoding signal peptidase I has product MSDSVYVGNAGADAALDRGWILGHFKDAGDPRHSAAVEIKWGVHPRGDERAEWVRGEERTALLVLVSGRFRVELPGRSVLLERQGDYVVWGRGVDHSWVAEEESVVLTVRWPSVPGYAVTPPG; this is encoded by the coding sequence GTGAGCGACAGCGTGTACGTGGGCAACGCCGGTGCGGACGCCGCCCTGGACCGGGGATGGATCCTCGGGCATTTCAAGGACGCCGGGGATCCGCGCCACAGTGCGGCCGTGGAGATCAAGTGGGGGGTGCATCCTCGCGGGGACGAGCGGGCCGAGTGGGTGCGGGGTGAGGAGCGCACCGCGCTGTTGGTGCTCGTCAGCGGGCGTTTCCGGGTCGAACTGCCCGGCCGCAGCGTGCTGCTGGAGCGGCAGGGCGACTACGTGGTGTGGGGGCGCGGCGTCGATCACTCGTGGGTCGCGGAGGAGGAGTCGGTCGTGCTGACCGTGCGGTGGCCGTCCGTGCCCGGCTATGCGGTGACCCCGCCGGGCTGA